The proteins below are encoded in one region of Sphingobacterium sp. R2:
- a CDS encoding SusC/RagA family TonB-linked outer membrane protein — protein MNKQLSRPFWALSMLLGVSASAFAQQATLKGRVMDQKGSSLVGATLRFEDIQKSLSTNANGDFSLDRLQTGKLRLKVSMVGYATLDTLIQVGDGQHPLNLYLKSNTSALEEVVVIGYGTQKKSDLTGSISTVSAKDFQKGQISSPEQLIMGKVPGVQITTSGGQPGAGSTIRIRSGASLNASNDPLIVVDGIPLAGGSVSGVANPLSLINPNDIETFTILKDANATAIYGSRASNGVILITTKKGSRSGTQINFSTQNSLATVANKVKLLNADQIRDYVNTNGSDAMKKLLGTANTDWQDVIYGNAFTTDNNVNIASRAGNMPYRISAGYMNQDGVLKNDNLKRTTAALALTPKFLDNHLSLDVNVRGTWSKSKFATQDAIGTAIQFDPTQPVYVEDKSSFGGYYEWIQGGKPNPNAPRNPLALLDLRKDNGDVFRSIGNAKVDYSFHFLPELHANLNVGYDLARSKGNTFTPAIAARNFNEGGERTQYKTDINNKTLEFYLKYDKELPTIKSTIDATLGYGYYKNSSKVYNFNRTNADGDKILNEPTRPFDKPENLLISYYGRLIYTYDNRYVLSGILRSDGSSRFSPDNRWGYFPSVGFTWRAKNEGFLKDIAAVSELKLRLSYGKTGQQDGIANYSYLPNYTISGNESMYRFGDEYYYLNSPVAYDKDIRWENTTTYNAGVDFGFSNNRVYGSVDYYSKKTKDLLSTISVPVGSNFSNFLLTNVGNMENQGLEFNVHFVPLKTDNSTLDIGFNLTYNKSKVTNLTQSDDPNFIVETGGIRGGTGGNIQAHKVNFMPNSFNVFQQVYDEQGHPVEGVYVDRNGDGVISDNDRYLYKSPLPKYLLGFTAAYSYKKWSATTVLRANLDNYVYDNVSSNLGSGANINDQAVLVINNAPVDFLNTNFLLKQLRSDYYIKNASFLKMDNVNLSYNLGKFIRNSNASMSISATVQNVFTITKYKGVDPEIFNGIDDRFYPRPRTYVLGVNVSF, from the coding sequence ATGAACAAACAGCTATCACGTCCATTTTGGGCTCTGAGCATGCTACTCGGTGTAAGTGCTTCGGCATTTGCGCAACAGGCAACGCTAAAAGGGCGAGTAATGGACCAGAAGGGGAGTTCCTTGGTCGGTGCTACACTGCGCTTCGAGGATATTCAAAAATCACTGTCTACCAATGCGAATGGGGATTTTAGCTTGGATAGACTACAAACAGGGAAATTACGTCTGAAAGTAAGTATGGTCGGATATGCGACCCTGGATACCTTGATCCAGGTCGGCGATGGACAGCATCCGTTAAACCTTTACCTGAAATCCAATACCAGTGCACTGGAAGAGGTTGTAGTGATTGGTTATGGTACACAAAAGAAAAGTGACCTGACGGGTTCAATCAGCACAGTATCTGCAAAAGATTTTCAAAAAGGACAGATCTCCTCGCCGGAGCAACTCATTATGGGGAAAGTTCCGGGCGTACAGATTACAACAAGTGGGGGGCAGCCAGGCGCAGGAAGTACAATCCGGATCCGTTCCGGCGCTTCACTGAATGCCAGTAACGATCCATTGATCGTCGTGGATGGGATTCCTTTGGCTGGTGGCTCTGTATCTGGGGTAGCGAATCCATTAAGTTTGATTAATCCAAATGATATCGAGACATTTACCATCTTGAAAGATGCCAATGCAACGGCAATTTACGGTTCGCGTGCATCGAATGGTGTCATCTTAATCACCACCAAAAAAGGCAGCCGCTCAGGAACACAGATCAACTTCTCGACACAGAATTCTTTGGCGACTGTGGCCAATAAAGTAAAACTGCTCAACGCGGATCAAATCCGCGATTATGTCAATACCAATGGCAGTGATGCGATGAAAAAGCTGTTGGGAACAGCAAATACCGATTGGCAGGATGTGATTTATGGCAATGCCTTTACTACGGACAATAATGTTAACATTGCTTCCAGAGCTGGCAATATGCCTTACCGTATTTCTGCTGGTTATATGAATCAAGACGGGGTGCTGAAAAATGATAACTTAAAACGGACCACTGCGGCGTTGGCCTTAACACCAAAATTTCTCGACAATCACCTTTCCTTGGATGTGAATGTGCGTGGTACCTGGTCAAAATCTAAATTCGCTACTCAGGATGCAATTGGTACAGCTATTCAGTTCGATCCCACCCAACCTGTGTATGTAGAGGATAAAAGTAGTTTTGGCGGGTACTACGAGTGGATTCAAGGGGGGAAGCCTAATCCCAATGCACCTCGCAACCCGTTAGCCTTGTTGGATTTACGCAAAGATAATGGCGATGTGTTTAGAAGTATCGGAAATGCAAAGGTGGATTATAGTTTTCATTTCCTGCCGGAGCTGCATGCCAACCTAAACGTCGGCTACGATTTGGCACGTTCCAAAGGCAATACATTCACCCCAGCGATCGCTGCACGTAATTTTAATGAGGGTGGTGAAAGAACGCAATATAAAACCGATATCAACAATAAAACGCTGGAGTTTTATTTAAAGTATGATAAGGAATTACCTACAATCAAAAGTACGATAGACGCGACATTAGGCTATGGCTACTATAAAAATAGTAGCAAGGTTTACAATTTTAACCGTACAAATGCGGATGGTGATAAGATCCTAAATGAACCTACTCGGCCTTTTGATAAGCCCGAAAATCTGTTGATCTCTTATTATGGCCGTCTGATTTATACCTATGACAACCGCTATGTTCTGTCGGGAATCTTGCGGTCGGATGGTTCTTCCCGTTTTAGTCCAGATAACCGTTGGGGATATTTTCCTTCTGTTGGATTTACCTGGCGGGCAAAGAACGAAGGCTTTTTAAAAGATATAGCTGCAGTATCCGAACTGAAGCTCCGTCTAAGTTATGGAAAAACCGGGCAGCAAGATGGCATCGCCAACTATTCTTATTTGCCTAATTATACCATCAGCGGCAACGAGTCGATGTATCGCTTTGGTGATGAATACTACTATTTAAATTCACCTGTGGCCTACGATAAAGACATTCGTTGGGAAAATACAACAACCTATAATGCCGGAGTTGATTTTGGCTTTAGCAACAATCGGGTCTACGGTAGCGTGGATTATTATTCGAAAAAGACCAAAGACCTGCTCAGCACGATTTCCGTCCCTGTAGGCTCTAACTTTAGCAATTTCCTGTTGACCAACGTGGGTAACATGGAAAACCAGGGGCTGGAGTTTAATGTACACTTCGTCCCGCTAAAAACGGATAATTCGACCTTGGACATCGGTTTTAACCTAACTTATAATAAGAGTAAAGTAACCAATCTGACACAGAGTGATGATCCGAACTTTATTGTAGAGACCGGTGGTATCCGTGGTGGTACAGGCGGAAATATCCAGGCGCATAAGGTTAATTTCATGCCAAACAGTTTCAATGTTTTCCAACAGGTATATGATGAACAAGGGCATCCTGTCGAAGGTGTCTATGTTGACCGTAATGGAGATGGCGTTATCAGCGATAACGATCGCTATCTGTATAAATCACCGTTACCGAAATATCTTTTGGGTTTTACGGCGGCATACAGCTACAAAAAATGGTCGGCAACAACGGTATTGCGCGCAAATCTTGACAATTATGTATACGACAATGTTTCCTCTAATTTGGGAAGTGGAGCTAATATCAACGATCAGGCCGTTCTGGTGATTAATAATGCGCCGGTAGATTTTTTAAATACCAATTTTCTGCTCAAACAGCTCCGAAGTGATTACTACATTAAGAACGCTTCGTTTTTGAAAATGGATAATGTCAACCTGAGTTATAACCTTGGAAAATTTATCCGGAATAGTAACGCTTCAATGTCGATTTCTGCAACTGTACAAAATGTATTTACGATTACCAAGTATAAAGGTGTTGACCCAGAGATATTTAACGGTATAGACGATCGCTTTTATCCGAGGCCAAGGACTTATGTATTGGGTGTAAATGTGAGTTTTTAA
- a CDS encoding SusE domain-containing protein — translation MKIIHYIGIMLLFIVAFQSCKKDETRAILASGEDIKPATLSLDKTNVTLSKDNAEDTVLHLNMIQPDFGFQAAVTNVLQFGLKGDNFKTVKEVVIPSGRSTVGFTGYELNSYLLALGVSTGTTSEFDVRIKSSINAKITVVYSALVGLKAIPFASTSYLYAIGAYEDWVEANAESLISPTSNGIYTGIINFPEEKLTFKLTPERNWSNSYGETEPGKIVYNGGQDIKAPRAGNLELEVNTTANTISYKDHSWGIIGSATPKGWDADTDMKFDNANQVWKLTVSLTAGEIKFRKNHDWGTNFGGTNGTLAAGGANIAVANAGTYDIVVDFNANTYTLTKK, via the coding sequence ATGAAAATTATACACTATATCGGAATCATGCTGCTATTTATAGTGGCGTTCCAAAGTTGTAAAAAAGATGAGACGCGCGCTATATTGGCTAGCGGGGAGGACATAAAGCCGGCGACTTTAAGCCTCGATAAAACGAATGTAACCTTGTCAAAAGATAACGCAGAGGATACGGTACTGCACCTCAATATGATTCAGCCTGACTTTGGTTTTCAGGCTGCAGTGACCAATGTCCTTCAGTTTGGGCTTAAAGGTGACAATTTTAAAACTGTAAAGGAAGTGGTTATTCCTAGTGGTCGGAGCACCGTAGGTTTTACGGGTTATGAGCTGAATAGCTATTTACTTGCTTTGGGTGTGTCAACAGGGACCACTTCTGAATTTGACGTGCGCATAAAGTCAAGTATCAACGCTAAAATTACGGTGGTGTATTCGGCTTTAGTTGGTCTGAAGGCGATCCCCTTCGCTTCAACAAGTTATTTATATGCCATAGGGGCTTATGAGGACTGGGTTGAAGCCAATGCTGAATCGTTGATTTCGCCGACGAGTAATGGGATCTATACCGGTATCATCAATTTTCCAGAAGAAAAATTGACCTTTAAACTGACTCCTGAGCGAAATTGGAGCAATTCATATGGAGAAACAGAGCCAGGTAAGATCGTTTACAATGGTGGTCAAGACATCAAGGCTCCACGTGCCGGTAATCTCGAATTGGAAGTAAACACAACAGCTAACACGATTTCTTATAAAGACCATAGCTGGGGCATTATTGGTAGCGCCACGCCTAAGGGCTGGGATGCCGATACGGATATGAAATTCGACAATGCCAATCAGGTATGGAAGCTCACAGTGAGCTTGACTGCAGGCGAGATCAAATTCCGTAAAAACCACGATTGGGGAACCAATTTTGGCGGGACTAATGGCACCTTGGCTGCTGGCGGTGCAAATATCGCCGTTGCCAATGCCGGTACCTATGATATTGTCGTGGATTTCAATGCAAATACATATACGTTGACGAAGAAATAA
- a CDS encoding RagB/SusD family nutrient uptake outer membrane protein: protein MKKLNKYIGVCLLAIALSSCHKDLDLKPTNDVTADVAYKDFKGYTSSFARLYGSLTLTSTSGPNNSDLGGLDAGTSDFLRLFWNAQELTTDEAACAWLNDPGISGLDYLDFDDSNPMLRGLYTRCVYSATLVNEFLRESTDAKLAERGISDADKKEIAYYRAEARFLRAYNYWVLLDLFGNPPFVTEETSVGKVSPPQIKRAELFAYIEKELLEVAVQLKGAKQNVYGRVDQVAAWGLLARLYLNAEVYLGAGNKKYTEAITFAEKVLNSGYSLGTNYRELFYADNDVNNPEFIFYLPYDGTKTQSKGGTTYLINAAIDATMHPTSFGVPGGGWAGNRTRDNIATIFGDYSGATDKRAMFHLNTSVKIEDIAVYKQGLAVTKFRNVNKDGKTAPPAAEGFVASVDFPLIRLAEMNLIYAEATLRGGSGGSLAKALDYVNKLRVRAYGNNSGNLTNLSLDDILNERVKELYWEGFRRSDLIRYGKFTGDNYLWPFKGGVLAGQAVAGYRTLFPLPASDIIANSNLVQNPGYN from the coding sequence ATGAAAAAATTAAATAAATATATAGGTGTATGCTTGCTGGCTATAGCACTGAGCAGCTGCCATAAGGATTTGGATCTGAAACCGACGAACGACGTAACAGCAGATGTAGCCTACAAAGATTTTAAAGGCTATACCTCGTCTTTCGCAAGATTATATGGATCATTGACCTTAACCAGTACATCGGGGCCGAATAACTCTGATCTGGGAGGATTGGATGCCGGTACATCGGATTTTTTACGCCTTTTTTGGAACGCACAGGAACTTACGACCGATGAAGCCGCTTGTGCTTGGCTCAATGACCCTGGGATCAGTGGGCTGGATTATCTCGATTTTGACGATAGCAATCCCATGCTACGGGGTCTTTACACGCGTTGTGTATACAGTGCTACCCTTGTCAATGAATTTTTAAGAGAGAGCACGGATGCTAAATTGGCCGAACGCGGTATTTCAGATGCCGACAAAAAAGAGATCGCTTATTATCGTGCCGAAGCAAGATTCTTACGTGCTTACAACTATTGGGTTCTACTTGATCTATTCGGAAATCCACCCTTTGTAACCGAAGAAACTTCGGTCGGTAAAGTATCGCCGCCACAGATCAAACGAGCTGAACTTTTTGCTTATATAGAGAAAGAGCTGTTGGAAGTTGCGGTCCAGCTAAAAGGTGCCAAACAGAATGTATATGGCCGTGTAGATCAAGTTGCGGCATGGGGGCTGTTGGCTCGTTTATACCTCAATGCGGAAGTTTACTTGGGTGCTGGAAATAAGAAATATACCGAAGCAATTACATTCGCAGAAAAAGTACTGAACTCGGGCTATAGTTTGGGGACAAATTATCGCGAGCTTTTCTATGCAGATAATGATGTGAACAACCCCGAATTTATTTTTTATCTGCCTTATGATGGTACCAAAACACAAAGCAAGGGTGGTACAACTTATCTGATCAATGCAGCTATTGATGCAACCATGCATCCCACTTCATTTGGTGTACCGGGCGGCGGTTGGGCGGGAAATCGGACGCGTGACAATATCGCAACCATTTTCGGTGATTACTCCGGAGCAACGGACAAAAGGGCAATGTTTCACTTAAATACAAGCGTAAAAATAGAAGATATCGCTGTCTATAAGCAGGGGTTGGCAGTTACTAAATTCCGGAATGTGAACAAGGACGGAAAAACTGCTCCTCCGGCAGCTGAAGGTTTTGTTGCTTCGGTGGATTTCCCGTTGATCCGTCTGGCAGAGATGAACTTGATCTATGCTGAGGCAACATTGCGTGGCGGCTCTGGCGGAAGCTTGGCCAAGGCGCTGGACTATGTCAATAAACTGCGTGTACGTGCCTATGGAAACAACAGTGGGAACTTAACGAATCTTTCTTTGGATGACATTCTCAATGAGCGTGTGAAAGAATTATACTGGGAAGGATTTAGACGTTCGGATTTAATCCGCTATGGCAAATTTACGGGTGATAATTACCTCTGGCCTTTTAAAGGTGGTGTGCTTGCAGGTCAGGCAGTTGCCGGGTATAGGACGCTGTTCCCACTTCCTGCTTCGGATATTATTGCGAACTCCAATCTTGTACAGAATCCAGGCTATAATTAA